GTCGCAGGCGAACACGAGTCACGGGATCTGAGCATGAGATATCGCAAGCATGTGACGATCGTCGTGCTGGCCGTGGCGGCGCTGCTGCTGGCCACGGGCTGCCGGGATTCGCGCCATATTCCGATGGTGAACGGGCGCCCGGAGATCACCATCATGGTCGGCGGGCTGGAGAAGGTGATCTACCTGCCCGCGATGCTCACCAAGCAACTCGGCTACTTCGAGAGCAACGACATCGATGTGAAGCTGCTCGGCGAACAGTCCGGCGCGAACGCCGAGACCGCGCTGCTCACCGGCGATGTCCAGGCGGTGGTCGGCTTCTACGACCACACCATCGATCTGCAGGCCAAGGATCAGTGCATCAGTTCGGTGGTGCAGTTCTCGGACGTGCCGGGCGAAGTGGAGCTGGTGTCCACGGCGGACGCGGACGAGATCAAGTCGACGGCCGACCTGCGCGGCAAGAATTTGGGCGTCACCTCGCTCGGCTCGTCGACCGATTTCCTCACCCAGGCGCTCACCGGGCAGCAGGGGATGTCCACCGCGGACTACACCAGGGTGAAAGTCGGTGCGGGACAGACGTTCATCGCCGGGATGAACCACAACGGCATCGACGCGGGCATGACCACCGACCCGACAGTCGCGCAGATGGTCAATTCCGGGGAGGCGCGGATTCTGGTCGACATGCGCACCGAGGCGGGCACCCGGGCCGCCCTGGGCGGCTTGTATCCGGCCACCTCGCTGTACATGAGCTGCGCGACCATCGACGCGCACCCGGAGATCGTGCGCAAGCTCGCGGCGGCGTTCGTGCAGACCCTGCAGTGGATCAAGGCGCACACCCCGGAGGAGATCGCCGCGCAGATGCCCTCGCAGTACGCGAGCGCGGGCAAGGACCTCTACGTCCAGTCCATCCGCGACTCGATCGGCATGTTCAACGGCGACGGTGTGATGAAACCCGAAGGCGCCCAGAATGTTCTGAACATCCTGGGCCAGTATTCGAAGAACGTGCGCCCGGTCCGGGATCGCATCGATCTGTCGAAGACCTACACCACCCGGTTCGTGGAGGAGGCGTTGCGCGCGCCGAAGCAGTAGCGCGCTCGATGTACGGCGGGCCATCCCGGGACTTCCGGGGTGGCCCGCCGTCGTGCCGGCACCGGAAATAATGCCTTGACGAGTGGTTATCGCTTGATAGCCTGGACGAAGTTATCGAACGATAACCTCACGTTCGGGAGGCCCCCATGACCGCGATCACCACCTCGGGCATCCGCGAGATCCTCGCGGAACTGCACCGCTACCTCGAGCCGGAACCCCCGGCGCTCACCCTGCCGCCCAGCGCCTACTCCTCGCCCGAGCTGTGGGAACTGGAGCGCGAGTTGATCTTCCGGCGCAGCTGGATCCTGGCCGCGCACGTCGATCAGCTCGCGCGCCCCGGCGACTATGTGGCGCTGTCGATCGCGGGGGAGCCGGTGGTCGTCAGCCGGGCGCAGGACGGCGAACTGCGCGCGATGTCCTCGATCTGCCGGCACCGGCTGATGCCGCTCGTCGAACCCGGTGCCGGCCATACCGATTCGTTCACCTGCCGCTACCACCTGTGGAAGTACGGTCTCGACGGCAAGCTGCGCGGCGCGCCGTACATGGGCGGCAACCAGGACTTCGCGCCCAAGCTGTGCCGGCTGCCGCAATTCGCGTTGGCCGAGTGGAACGGCCTGGTCTGGATCAACCTCGACGCGGCCGCCGAACCGATCGGCGAGCATCTCGATCGGGCCGCGGCCCAGTTCGACGGATACCGCCTCGGCGAGATGGTGCAGGTGGACTCGTGGTCGCTGGAATGGCAGGTGAACTGGAAACTGGTGATGGAGAACGGGCACGAGAACTATCACGTCATCGGTCTGCACCGGGAGACGCTCGAACCGTTCATGCCGGGCGGCAGCGATATCCACGTCGAGCACTATTCGCCGTGGGTACTGCACGCCAGAATCCCGCTCGCCCTGCCGGTGGAGCCGGAAGCGGTGCGGCTGAACGAGATCCAGCGCAACAACGGCATGCTGCTGCTGGGTTTCCCGGTGAGCGCGTTCATCGCGATCGGCGACCAGGTGGTCTGGTTCAGTTTCACCCCGACCGCGATCGACCGGGTCCAGGTGATCGGTGGCGTGCTCACCCTGCCGGAACTGGCCACCGATTCCGAAGCGCTGCGCCGCACTCAGCAGGCGGTCACCATGATGATCAACGACGAGGACCGTGACGGTCTGGAAGCCGTGCAGCGCGGCGTCGCCGCGCAGTTCACCGCGCGCGGTCACCTCAGCCCCAAGGAACAGCCCGGCATCCTGGCCTTCTATCGGAATCTGGCCACCGCCTTGCTCGGGGACGAACCGTACGGCCGTTAGCCTGGATCGCATGACGGCGGAAACGACCCGATCGAGCCCGGCGGCCGAACGTATCCTGCGGACCGCCGCCGAGCTCATCGCCGTGCGTGGATTCGCGGCCACCTCGACGCGCGACATCGCCGCCGCCGTCGGGGTGCGCCAACCCGCCATCTACAAACATTTCGCCGCGAAAGACGACATCCTCGCCGCGCTGGTCCACCTCGGTCTGGAGCGCCCGCTGGCGCTGGCAGACGAACTCGACGCGCTCGACGCGCCCGCGGTGGTGAAGCTGCATCGGTGGCTGGCAGAAGCGCTGGACCATCTGCAAGCGTCGCCGTATGTACTCGCGTCCATCCTCACCACCCAGGAGCTGACCCGGGAACGCTTCACCGCGGAGCTGGGGCTGGTCACCCGGTTGGATCGCCTCGTCATTGACCTGGTGACGGCTGGTCAGCGGGAAGGTGACGTGCGGGCGATGGATCCGGTTTCCGGGGCGCGCCTCGTCCAGGCCCTCTTCGATGCCCTCGCACTGCCGGAGATCGCGGTGAGCCCGGCGGAGATCGTCGAATTCGCCCTGACCGGATTGCTCGCCGACCCTGCGCGGCTGCCCGAGATCCGGCGGGCGGCGCAGGCGTTACCCCTTTCCTGAACGCGATCATCGGCTACCGTCGTTCGGGTGATGGCGAGCCTTTCGGGGGGTGCTGAGCACGGTGGTGGGGACGTGGTCGAGGGTCCGGCCGGGCTGCCGCCACGCCGGACGATCGTGCTACCCGACGGGTCGACGATCGCGGTCCGATTCGTGCCCGGTCCCGATCCGGTTCTGCTGCTGCATGGTTGGGCGCTGACGGCGGACGTCAATTTCTGTCACCTGATGCCGTCGGTGGCGGCCGAGCACGGCCTCGTCGCACTGGACCTGCGCGGGCACGGCCGCGGCCTGCCGCTGGTCGCCGACGAACGATTCGATATCGCTCAGTGCGCCGACGACGCCGCCTCGGTGCTGGACGCGCTGGGCATCGCTCAGGTGGTGGTGTGCGGGTATTCGCTGGGCGGCCCGGTCGGCCTGGAATTCGCTCGGCGCCACCGGGATCGGGTGCGCGGGCTGGTGTTCGAGGCGACCGCGATGGCATTCGACAGCCGCACCGACCGGATCGGCCGGGTGCTCTTCCGCGGGCTGCGCCCGCTCGCGCAGGTCAGCGCGGGGATCGGCCGGACGCTGCCGCTGGCCTACTTCCGCAGGGCGCGAGCGCGCGTGCCGGAGGTGGCCCGACTATGGCCGTGGCTGAGTGCCGAACTGGGACAATGTCATCCGCGGGTGATCGTCGATGTGATCTTGGCCGAGTACGCCTTCGACTTCCGGCCGCACGCGGCCGAACTCGCGGGGCTGCCCACGGCGGTGGTGGTCACCGCCCGCGACGGGGCGGTGCCACCCACCGACCAACGAGAACTGGCCGCACTGCTCGGCGCCGAGGTGATCGAGCTGGACGCCGCCCATGACGTCTTCCTGGCCGAGCCGGAAAAGTATGTGGCGGCGACTCTTACGGCGATCGAACGGGTGCTGAAGGACTCCGGGACTTCGACGCCGTCATGACCGATCGGCACGCGGCCTCGGGCCGTCGGCTCCGGTAGAACTCTGCTCAGCCCTGGGAAGCAGCGGGCTCGGCCGCGTCTTTGGCCTTCAGCTCGGCCTTCCATTCCCGGAAGCCCTCTTCGGTGCGACCGCGCCGCCAGTAGCCCGAGATCGAGGCGGCCCATTCGGCGGGCACATTGTGCTCGCGGCGCACGTAGCGCCGCAGGTCGTGCATGACGGTCTGGGCTTCGCCGTGGATGAAGACCTGGACCTGCCCGTCTTTCCACGGTGCGCTGCGCACGCTTTCGGCGAGCACCTCGCCCGGTCCGCGGCCGCCGCGGTGCAACCAGGTGAACTCGATGCCGTCGGGCTTGCGCACCGGCAGTTCGTCGTCCGGTCCGGCCACCTCGACGAACGCGTAACCGACCGCGTCCGCGTCCATCGCCTCCAGTGCCGCGGCGATGGCGGGCAGCGCCGCCTCGTCACCGGCCAGCAGATGCCAGTCCGCATCGGACCGGGGTGCGTACGCGCCGCCGGGACCGTACAGGTCGATGGTGTCGCCGGGCTTGGTCTCGGCCGCCCACGGTCCCGCGATGCCCTCGGCGCCGTGATACACGAAATCCGCGGCGAGTTCGCCCGCTTCCTGATCGATCGAGCGAACCGTGTAGGTGCGTAGCACCTCGATGCCGTCGCGTTCGAAGATGAATTTGACGTACGAATCGGTGAATTCGTTGTCCTTGAACGCGGCGAAGCCCGGTCCGCCGAGGTGGACTCGGATCAGATGCGGGCTGAGCCACTCGGTGCGCTGCACGGTGAGGGTGGTGCGAGGTCGAGCCATAGGTAATCCTCCCACGATTAGAATTAGGGTTACCTTACTGACACTACTCCCCGTTGATCGTGAACGGCGCGGCGCGGCGTTCGGTTCCGCGCGAGCCCGCCCGTTGGACGCGGCGCGGAGCCTGAACGCCGTCGTCGGCTGCGAATCTCGTTGACGAATCATGGTTCTTGCTGAAGCAATCCGCTCAGCGGACCGGACCGATTTACCGACTCGACCTGTTGGGGGCCGTTCACCTGCGAAGTCGGGTTCGCCGGGTGCCGCTCGGTGCCCGGCGGACGGCTGCTACCGGTAGCGCGACGTGTCGGCCGATGCGAGAACATGCGATGATCCCATGTCATGTGTCCGGGGTCACCGACCGACGACCCCGGCCGTCGCGTCGTTGCCGCAAGAGAGAAGGACCGCACTATGACAGCCGCCGACCGTGAAGTATCGGACGCCGGACCCCTCGACCAGACCGGCGCCGGCGAATCGGAGGGCTATGCGCGCGGCCTGAGCCCGCGCACGATTCAGATGATCGCCATCGGCGGCGCGATCGGCACCGGCCTGTTCTACGGGGCCGGCGGCGCGATCGAGCAGGCGGGCCCCGCGCTGATCCTGGCCTACCTGGCGGCGGGTGTGGCGATCTTCGTCATCATGCGCGCGCTGGGGGAGTTGCTCACCTACCGGCCGGTGTCCGGCAGCTTCGCCGAGTACGCGCACGAATTCCTTGGCCGCTTCGCGGGTTTCGTGACCGGCTGGTCCTACTGGGCGGTGTGGGTGGCCACCTGCATGGCCGAGATCACGGTCGCGGGCAAGTACGTGCAGTACTGGTTCGATATCGAGCCGTGGATCACCGCGCTGGTGGTGCTCGCCGTGATGTTCGCGGCGAACTTGATCTCGGTGCGGCTGTTCGGTGAGGGCGAATTCTGGTTCTCCGCCATCAAGGTCACCGCGATCATCGGCATGATCCTGCTCGGCATCGGCGTGCTGACCATCGGCTTCGGTCACGCCGCGAACCCGACCGTGACCAACCTCTGGGCCGACGGCGGGGTGTTCCC
This genomic stretch from Nocardia brasiliensis ATCC 700358 harbors:
- a CDS encoding ABC transporter substrate-binding protein — translated: MRYRKHVTIVVLAVAALLLATGCRDSRHIPMVNGRPEITIMVGGLEKVIYLPAMLTKQLGYFESNDIDVKLLGEQSGANAETALLTGDVQAVVGFYDHTIDLQAKDQCISSVVQFSDVPGEVELVSTADADEIKSTADLRGKNLGVTSLGSSTDFLTQALTGQQGMSTADYTRVKVGAGQTFIAGMNHNGIDAGMTTDPTVAQMVNSGEARILVDMRTEAGTRAALGGLYPATSLYMSCATIDAHPEIVRKLAAAFVQTLQWIKAHTPEEIAAQMPSQYASAGKDLYVQSIRDSIGMFNGDGVMKPEGAQNVLNILGQYSKNVRPVRDRIDLSKTYTTRFVEEALRAPKQ
- a CDS encoding aromatic ring-hydroxylating oxygenase subunit alpha; amino-acid sequence: MTAITTSGIREILAELHRYLEPEPPALTLPPSAYSSPELWELERELIFRRSWILAAHVDQLARPGDYVALSIAGEPVVVSRAQDGELRAMSSICRHRLMPLVEPGAGHTDSFTCRYHLWKYGLDGKLRGAPYMGGNQDFAPKLCRLPQFALAEWNGLVWINLDAAAEPIGEHLDRAAAQFDGYRLGEMVQVDSWSLEWQVNWKLVMENGHENYHVIGLHRETLEPFMPGGSDIHVEHYSPWVLHARIPLALPVEPEAVRLNEIQRNNGMLLLGFPVSAFIAIGDQVVWFSFTPTAIDRVQVIGGVLTLPELATDSEALRRTQQAVTMMINDEDRDGLEAVQRGVAAQFTARGHLSPKEQPGILAFYRNLATALLGDEPYGR
- a CDS encoding TetR/AcrR family transcriptional regulator, whose product is MTAETTRSSPAAERILRTAAELIAVRGFAATSTRDIAAAVGVRQPAIYKHFAAKDDILAALVHLGLERPLALADELDALDAPAVVKLHRWLAEALDHLQASPYVLASILTTQELTRERFTAELGLVTRLDRLVIDLVTAGQREGDVRAMDPVSGARLVQALFDALALPEIAVSPAEIVEFALTGLLADPARLPEIRRAAQALPLS
- a CDS encoding alpha/beta fold hydrolase — translated: MASLSGGAEHGGGDVVEGPAGLPPRRTIVLPDGSTIAVRFVPGPDPVLLLHGWALTADVNFCHLMPSVAAEHGLVALDLRGHGRGLPLVADERFDIAQCADDAASVLDALGIAQVVVCGYSLGGPVGLEFARRHRDRVRGLVFEATAMAFDSRTDRIGRVLFRGLRPLAQVSAGIGRTLPLAYFRRARARVPEVARLWPWLSAELGQCHPRVIVDVILAEYAFDFRPHAAELAGLPTAVVVTARDGAVPPTDQRELAALLGAEVIELDAAHDVFLAEPEKYVAATLTAIERVLKDSGTSTPS
- a CDS encoding siderophore-interacting protein; this translates as MARPRTTLTVQRTEWLSPHLIRVHLGGPGFAAFKDNEFTDSYVKFIFERDGIEVLRTYTVRSIDQEAGELAADFVYHGAEGIAGPWAAETKPGDTIDLYGPGGAYAPRSDADWHLLAGDEAALPAIAAALEAMDADAVGYAFVEVAGPDDELPVRKPDGIEFTWLHRGGRGPGEVLAESVRSAPWKDGQVQVFIHGEAQTVMHDLRRYVRREHNVPAEWAASISGYWRRGRTEEGFREWKAELKAKDAAEPAASQG